The stretch of DNA CCAGTTAGAGTTCCATCCACCATTTTCTGCCATCCAAAAAAAATTCTCAGTTGAAGAGGGCAAACACATTTTATTTCAAGAAGAGATTTACAATAAAATAAATTACCTTGATCATGGCCATATCCACCATATCTGGCTTGATTATAGCCATATCCACCTTGGTTATAGCCATATCCCCCCTGATAGTTGCCATAGCCTCCCTGATTATTCTCATATCCAGCAAACCCACTGCAGCCTCTTCCCCaaccccttcctcttcctcctctacctCTACCATGTCCTTGTGCATATGAATCTTTACCAAGCATTTAAAAATCAATCAGACAGACATCTTACAAGTATTAAAACAAAGTCACATACCTTCATTATGTTGACCTTGCGTTTGCTTCGGTCGaaactgctgctgctgttgagaCTGCTGGAACTGTTGATATCTTTGCTGGCGTTTTGGCTGCTCTACTTGCAAGGGAGCTTGATATCTACCAGAAAAAACAACGAAATCTATCATGACAGAATAGACAGTTCTCCAACATGCAAGAGACCTTCCTAAgggtaaaaaaatatattatttaaaacacAGCATGAGAAACAACAAATGGCATACCCAGGGGAATTCTTGTTTAGCTCTCTGGTTGACAAAGATACTGAAATCATTGACACATGCCGTGTCATCTCCAAACTACACAAACAATTGGAAAGAAGTTTAAGGAGACTCATCCAAAACCTCCAAAACACATGCAAAAAAGTAATAAAATGAACACCAAAAAAGGCAAGAGACTTACGGTACGAGGCCCTCTTCAATAGGTTCCCACACATCAGTGATACTGACCGAACTGATTGTAGTATCTTGATATAACCCAGAAAACCTTTTCTGCACCCAAAATACTAATACCACTTTGAGCAGTTATTTTAGGGAAAAGGATAGCAACAGAAGTTATAGAGACCACCTTTATAATCTCAGCAATTGCCACTGCTTTGCTGATTGCCTGTCCCATTGCCTTTAAGACGATCTCTCTACCACGTTTTTCCTGCATGGAAGTAACATAACAAGTGGCATCAAAGAGAAGTTAACTTCTTTAAACAATATCCAGCAACATTAATGATATTCATTCTGAATAAAAGCATAAATGATATTCATTTATGTAGAATTTAGAGTATATATTCATTCTGAATAGAAGATTTCACATTTAATGCTAAAGCAAAAATAAATGATATCCAATCCCAAACTTTAAGTCATCATGTCATTAATGTTTCACAATGATCTACATTATGAGTAACCAGGAAGACCACAATAAGAATCAACCAAAAAAATTGCAGCTGTAAAACGAAGAGTTTATAGGCAACATGCCATTACAAACGATAAGAGTCACCTAGTAGATCCAAGCAGTGGAGTCCTCTCTCAAAGGCTAACAAAATTTACAATCCGTCTTTTAGTAACAACGTAACACCTCAACAATATTGCATTTTATGCATAATATTGGTTATTAAGTTCTTGTAATCCATTACAGATTCATTGATGAACGATGCATCTTCCTAATTCTAAGACATTAAATGGGCTTAACTGCTAATGATGTTTCCCATCACAGTAACACTCAAGTGTAATATGTTCCCAGTTTATATTAGATTGGCTGTTCTGTTTTATTTTCTGACATGTGTAATATCTTAAGTCTTCTCCTAGTAAGTGCTGGGAACCTCTAACGACAACATGAAAGGCCTTGACTTTTGGCTTCCTGGTTCAGCTAAGTGAATCCTTTCCTGTCATTTAGCCTTATCGAGGGCAATGTCACTAAATAATCCAAGAGTCATCATGTTCATAGATAAGAACCTTTGTAAAATTCCTATCCCTCCGAAGGAAGATATTCCAAGCAGATCACTTGGATGTGATGAAACGCCCTTAAACAATTTTCTCCCATTTGATTCTCaactaaaattataataattttttcaatGAATGCAATCCTTTTTCCTATTTGATCACTCTTGGTAACAACACATCCATCTCAACTCCTCAGTCCTCATCTTTGTTCCCTCAAGCTGAAACATAAAGTCTTGTTTGTCAACCTTATAGTTATAACTACCTTGCAATATTATAATCCTTTCCTAAAGGATACTGGGTAGTCACAGAACACTAAATTCCCCTCTCTATTTAAGTTTTTAAACATCACACTTCAGTTGTATGAGAAATATCTTCTTTGATTTTCCTACCAATGATAGATCAAAATATGAAAGCAAATTTACAAAGCATTCAAACCATACATTTCAAAGGGATCTGGTCCTTTTCATATTCTGAAACTTGTGCATCATATATTTGATCGTTTATCATATATAACTTGTGAATCTTAACCATAAAGTTTGTGTGCACAGCCCTATCTCAGAGTTTAACCCCACTCTATTATCATCAAACAAAACAATGTTGAGAATAAAACACAATAAATTATGCAAGTAAAACACAAATATACCTAATTAGTTTATCTGAGTACTAGAAAAAATACTGAGTGCTCAAGCTAACCCTTCATGCAGCCATATGAACATAGGGAACTGATGAAGAATATTGACTGTTTTTTAGATATCCCAATCTAATAAACTTTATCTAATGTTAatttattttacaaaaataataaagctcaataaaagaatttctagagaatTATCTCATAAGATTTTATAGGTCAATGAAAACCACATGAAAGCCTTTTTCCTTTCCCTTAATTATTCCatttatcacaaaaaaaaaaaaatttacctgAAATTGATCCTCCATTCAATACCAAATGGATTTAGAAAAACACTCATGTCTAAACTAACTCTTAGAACAGTTGATTTTACATCTAGCTGATTCAAAATAGGACCACCTGAAACCCACATCCTCAGGGCTGGATCAGCTGACAGTCACTTGCAATTAGTTGGCCTAAGACTACTTGGCCCAATCTATTATGGAGCACATTTGAACCTTAAACATATGCAATCGACCAAAAATCCAGTTGGCTTTAGGTGATAGGACCCAAGAAGAGTTTTAGAGACTCAAGATGCATGTTTGAGACCTACCTGATGAGGACAAAAGCTCTGGAATTTGATTTTTAAGGAATTCTCATCAAGAAAGCACTAGAATTCTACAAATTCTACTctgacaaaat from Musa acuminata AAA Group cultivar baxijiao chromosome BXJ2-11, Cavendish_Baxijiao_AAA, whole genome shotgun sequence encodes:
- the LOC135628014 gene encoding uncharacterized protein LOC135628014, which translates into the protein MDRYQKVERPRPESVINENEIRITSQGVVRNYVSYATSLLQEKRGREIVLKAMGQAISKAVAIAEIIKKRFSGLYQDTTISSVSITDVWEPIEEGLVPLEMTRHVSMISVSLSTRELNKNSPGYQAPLQVEQPKRQQRYQQFQQSQQQQQFRPKQTQGQHNEDSYAQGHGRGRGGRGRGWGRGCSGFAGYENNQGGYGNYQGGYGYNQGGYGYNQARYGGYGHDQENGGWNSNWGRGGGRSRGNWNYHGGGYGGGRGGGSGRSGGRGYGRGRGRMGGRGRGNQF